In the Mauremys mutica isolate MM-2020 ecotype Southern chromosome 13, ASM2049712v1, whole genome shotgun sequence genome, one interval contains:
- the TRIB3 gene encoding tribbles homolog 3 isoform X1 — MLQSGMSLNVQVIPVVSPLKKKRLDFEDTPDSEPSKPKRPRFGPVSGLTPCLQPLAQSPRAVEQDSRGLQIGPYILLEPREGGHSYRAVHRHTEAEYSCKVYPARSYPETMAPYGNLSPHPNVAQVAEVIQGDQNVYVFFQPGRGDMHSHVRRCKRLPEREAAGLFRQMAEAVAHCHDHGVILRDLKLRKFLFVDRERTKLVLENLEDACLLSGPDDSLSDKHGCPAYVSPEILSSKNSYSGKAADVWSLGVVLYTMLVGRYPFQDTEPATLFSKIRRGVFSIPDGLSPKARCLIRCLLRKTPSERLTAREILLHPWLASGGAASEDSCTNPSGEQGMEQVVPDTWSQKDEEEEEDLHS, encoded by the exons ATGTTGCAATCCGGA ATGAGTCTAAACGTACAGGTGATCCCTGTAGTGTCTCCACTGAAGAAGAAACGGCTGGACTTCGAGGATACCCCTGACTCCGAGCCCTCAAAACCCAAGCGCCCACGGTTTGGTCCAGTGTCAGGACTCACCCCATGCCTGCAGCCCCTTGCGCAGTCCCCTCGTGCCGTGGAACAGGACTCCAGGGGCTTGCAGATTGGACCGTACATCCTTCTGGAGCCCAGGGAAGGGGGCCACTCCTACAGGGCTGTGCACAGGCACACGGAGGCGGAGTACAGCTGCAAG GTTTATCCGGCAAGGAGTTACCCAGAGACGATGGCCCCTTACGGGAACCTCTCGCCCCACCCCAACGTGGCCCAGGTTGCCGAGGTGATCCAAGGGGACCAGAACGTCTACGTCTTCTTCCAGCCCGGCAGAGGTGACATGCACAGCCACGTCCGCCGGTGCAAGCGCCTGCCCGAGAGAGAGGCCGCGGGGCTCTTCCGGCAGATGGCCGAGGCGGTCGCCCACTGCCACGACCACGGGGTCATCCTCCGAGACCTCAAACTCCGCAAGTTCCTCTTCGTGGACAGGGAGAG GACGAAGCTGGTGCTGGAGAACCTGGAGGACGCCTGTCTTCTGAGCGGCCCAGATGACTCTCTGTCGGACAAGCACGGCTGCCCGGCGTACGTGAGCCCGGAGATCCTCAGCTCCAAGAACTCGTACTCAGGGAAGGCGGCTGACGTGTGGAGCCTGGGCGTGGTGCTCTACACCATGCTGGTGGGGCGATACCCCTTCCAGGACACTGAGCCTGCCACGCTCTTCAGCAAGATCCGCCGGGGGGTCTTCTCCATCCCGGACGGCCTCTCCCCCAAGGCCAGGTGCCTCATCCGATGCCTCCTGCGGAAGACCCCCTCTGAGAGACTGACGGCCCGGGAGATTCTGCTCCACCCCTGGCTAGCGAGCGGTGGTGCTGCCTCCGAGGACTCCTGCACAAACccctctggggagcaggggatggagcaAGTTGTGCCAGACACCTGGAGCCAgaaggacgaggaggaggaggaagatctgCACAGTTAA
- the RBCK1 gene encoding ranBP-type and C3HC4-type zinc finger-containing protein 1 isoform X5, whose amino-acid sequence MTTVPIYLQVNPHMTVASLKDMVRACALALGAPMAQSGVFLHYGFPPSVQQWVVGKRLPGDQETLHYNGIQRDGDMAYLYLRSAKEAKLSKETFQRERQRRVLAELGFGDISLQPRGSQEPADAGLGGAQDSLCMEELRHELSQVEAALPPEPPKVGWVCPSCTYVNKPTRPGCEICCKERPKDYAVPAAYQPDEEELARMRNEEEAMWQYQQVREQQKIENYQHLLQVDGQSLVPADEVIECPICFVTLQPGEGVTLRECLHSFCRDCLKGTILNSPEPEVSCPYIDEKYSCTGQLLEREIKALLSSAEYQHFLDLGVSIAENRSRSSYHCKTTDCRGWCIFEDDVNEFACPVCQEVNCLLCKAIHKNKNCKEYQDDLKVRAENDQTARQTTEMLTTMVQSGEAMYCPTCKIVVQKKDGCDWIRCTVCHTEICWVTKGPRWGPAGSGDTSGGCRCRLNGVACHPRCQNCH is encoded by the exons ATGACCACAGTCCCCATCTACCTGCAAGTCAATCCTCATATGACTGTGGCTTCTCTGAAGGACATGGTACGGGCCTGTGCGCTGGCGCTGGGGGCACCGATGGCACAGAGTGGG GTTTTCCTCCACTACGGCTTCCCACCCAGCGTTCAGCAGTGGGTGGTGGGCAAGAGGCTCCCCGGAGACCAGGAGACCCTGCACTACAACGGCATCCAGCGAGATGGTGACATGGCCTATCTCTACCTCAGGTCTGCCAAAGAGGCCAAGCTCAGCAAAGAGACATTCCAGAGGGAGCGGCAGCGCCGAGTCCTGGCAG AACTGGGCTTCGGAGACATTAGCCTGCAGCCTCGTGGGAGCCAGGAACCGGCGGACGCAGGGCTCGGAGGGGCGCAGGACAGCCTGTGCATGGAGGAGCTGAGGCATGAGCTCTCTCAGGTGGAAGCCGCCCTGCCCCCTGAACCCCCCAAG GTCGGCTGGGTCTGTCCGAGCTGCACCTATGTCAACAAGCCCACCCGCCCCGGCTGCGAGATCTGCTGCAAGGAGCGGCCCAAGGACTACGCGGTGCCCGCGGCTTACCAGCCGGACGAGGAGGAGCTGGCGAGGATGAGGAACGAGGAGGAAGCCATGTGGCAGTACCAACAG GTGAGAGAGCAGCAGAAGATCGAGAActaccagcacctcctgcaggtgGACGGGCAGAGCCTGGTGCCTGCCGATGAAGTGATTGAATGTCCCATCTGCTTTGtgaccctgcagcctggagaggGGGTGACCCTCCGGGAGTGCCTGCACTCCTTCTGCAG GGACTGTCTGAAGGGGACGATACTGAACAGCCCGGAGCCTGAGGTGTCCTGCCCGTACATCGACGAGAAGTACTCCTGCACGGGACAGCTGCTGGAGCGGGAGATCAAAGCG CTGCTGAGCTCTGCCGAATACCAGCACTTCCTGGACCTGGGCGTCTCCATCGCCGAGAACCGCAGCCGGTCCAGCTACCACTGCAAGACCACGGATTGCCGGGGCTGGTGCATCTTCGAGGATGACGTGAACGAGTTTGCCTGCCCCGTGTGCCAGGAGGTGAACTGCCTGCTCTGCAAG GCCATTCACAAGAACAAGAACTGCAAGGAGTATCAGGACGACCTCAAGGTCCGGGCTGAGAATGACCAGACTGCCAGGCAGACCACCGAGATGCTGACG ACGATGGTCCAGAGCGGGGAGGCCATGTACTGTCCCACCTGTAAGATCGTTGTCCAGAAGAAGGACGGCTGTGACTGGATCCGCTGCACTGTCTGTCACACGGAGATCTGCTGGGTGACCAAGGGGCCACGCTGGGGGCCAGCG ggctCGGGCGATACCAGTGGTGGCTGCCGCTGCAGGCTGAACGGCGTTGCTTGCCATCCCCGCTGTCAGAACTGCCACTGA
- the RBCK1 gene encoding ranBP-type and C3HC4-type zinc finger-containing protein 1 isoform X4, with protein MWLGLEAPGFCCHGDKIRGGDDEESLWVGVEDAQMTTVPIYLQVNPHMTVASLKDMVFLHYGFPPSVQQWVVGKRLPGDQETLHYNGIQRDGDMAYLYLRSAKEAKLSKETFQRERQRRVLAELGFGDISLQPRGSQEPADAGLGGAQDSLCMEELRHELSQVEAALPPEPPKVGWVCPSCTYVNKPTRPGCEICCKERPKDYAVPAAYQPDEEELARMRNEEEAMWQYQQVREQQKIENYQHLLQVDGQSLVPADEVIECPICFVTLQPGEGVTLRECLHSFCRDCLKGTILNSPEPEVSCPYIDEKYSCTGQLLEREIKALLSSAEYQHFLDLGVSIAENRSRSSYHCKTTDCRGWCIFEDDVNEFACPVCQEVNCLLCKAIHKNKNCKEYQDDLKVRAENDQTARQTTEMLTTMVQSGEAMYCPTCKIVVQKKDGCDWIRCTVCHTEICWVTKGPRWGPAGSGDTSGGCRCRLNGVACHPRCQNCH; from the exons ATGTGGCTGGGGTTGGAAG CCCCGGGATTCTGCTGCCATGGGGACAAAATACGTGGAGGAGACGACGAAGAAAG CTTGTGGGTGGGAGTGGAGGATGCCCAGATGACCACAGTCCCCATCTACCTGCAAGTCAATCCTCATATGACTGTGGCTTCTCTGAAGGACATG GTTTTCCTCCACTACGGCTTCCCACCCAGCGTTCAGCAGTGGGTGGTGGGCAAGAGGCTCCCCGGAGACCAGGAGACCCTGCACTACAACGGCATCCAGCGAGATGGTGACATGGCCTATCTCTACCTCAGGTCTGCCAAAGAGGCCAAGCTCAGCAAAGAGACATTCCAGAGGGAGCGGCAGCGCCGAGTCCTGGCAG AACTGGGCTTCGGAGACATTAGCCTGCAGCCTCGTGGGAGCCAGGAACCGGCGGACGCAGGGCTCGGAGGGGCGCAGGACAGCCTGTGCATGGAGGAGCTGAGGCATGAGCTCTCTCAGGTGGAAGCCGCCCTGCCCCCTGAACCCCCCAAG GTCGGCTGGGTCTGTCCGAGCTGCACCTATGTCAACAAGCCCACCCGCCCCGGCTGCGAGATCTGCTGCAAGGAGCGGCCCAAGGACTACGCGGTGCCCGCGGCTTACCAGCCGGACGAGGAGGAGCTGGCGAGGATGAGGAACGAGGAGGAAGCCATGTGGCAGTACCAACAG GTGAGAGAGCAGCAGAAGATCGAGAActaccagcacctcctgcaggtgGACGGGCAGAGCCTGGTGCCTGCCGATGAAGTGATTGAATGTCCCATCTGCTTTGtgaccctgcagcctggagaggGGGTGACCCTCCGGGAGTGCCTGCACTCCTTCTGCAG GGACTGTCTGAAGGGGACGATACTGAACAGCCCGGAGCCTGAGGTGTCCTGCCCGTACATCGACGAGAAGTACTCCTGCACGGGACAGCTGCTGGAGCGGGAGATCAAAGCG CTGCTGAGCTCTGCCGAATACCAGCACTTCCTGGACCTGGGCGTCTCCATCGCCGAGAACCGCAGCCGGTCCAGCTACCACTGCAAGACCACGGATTGCCGGGGCTGGTGCATCTTCGAGGATGACGTGAACGAGTTTGCCTGCCCCGTGTGCCAGGAGGTGAACTGCCTGCTCTGCAAG GCCATTCACAAGAACAAGAACTGCAAGGAGTATCAGGACGACCTCAAGGTCCGGGCTGAGAATGACCAGACTGCCAGGCAGACCACCGAGATGCTGACG ACGATGGTCCAGAGCGGGGAGGCCATGTACTGTCCCACCTGTAAGATCGTTGTCCAGAAGAAGGACGGCTGTGACTGGATCCGCTGCACTGTCTGTCACACGGAGATCTGCTGGGTGACCAAGGGGCCACGCTGGGGGCCAGCG ggctCGGGCGATACCAGTGGTGGCTGCCGCTGCAGGCTGAACGGCGTTGCTTGCCATCCCCGCTGTCAGAACTGCCACTGA
- the TRIB3 gene encoding tribbles homolog 3 isoform X2, translated as MSLNVQVIPVVSPLKKKRLDFEDTPDSEPSKPKRPRFGPVSGLTPCLQPLAQSPRAVEQDSRGLQIGPYILLEPREGGHSYRAVHRHTEAEYSCKVYPARSYPETMAPYGNLSPHPNVAQVAEVIQGDQNVYVFFQPGRGDMHSHVRRCKRLPEREAAGLFRQMAEAVAHCHDHGVILRDLKLRKFLFVDRERTKLVLENLEDACLLSGPDDSLSDKHGCPAYVSPEILSSKNSYSGKAADVWSLGVVLYTMLVGRYPFQDTEPATLFSKIRRGVFSIPDGLSPKARCLIRCLLRKTPSERLTAREILLHPWLASGGAASEDSCTNPSGEQGMEQVVPDTWSQKDEEEEEDLHS; from the exons ATGAGTCTAAACGTACAGGTGATCCCTGTAGTGTCTCCACTGAAGAAGAAACGGCTGGACTTCGAGGATACCCCTGACTCCGAGCCCTCAAAACCCAAGCGCCCACGGTTTGGTCCAGTGTCAGGACTCACCCCATGCCTGCAGCCCCTTGCGCAGTCCCCTCGTGCCGTGGAACAGGACTCCAGGGGCTTGCAGATTGGACCGTACATCCTTCTGGAGCCCAGGGAAGGGGGCCACTCCTACAGGGCTGTGCACAGGCACACGGAGGCGGAGTACAGCTGCAAG GTTTATCCGGCAAGGAGTTACCCAGAGACGATGGCCCCTTACGGGAACCTCTCGCCCCACCCCAACGTGGCCCAGGTTGCCGAGGTGATCCAAGGGGACCAGAACGTCTACGTCTTCTTCCAGCCCGGCAGAGGTGACATGCACAGCCACGTCCGCCGGTGCAAGCGCCTGCCCGAGAGAGAGGCCGCGGGGCTCTTCCGGCAGATGGCCGAGGCGGTCGCCCACTGCCACGACCACGGGGTCATCCTCCGAGACCTCAAACTCCGCAAGTTCCTCTTCGTGGACAGGGAGAG GACGAAGCTGGTGCTGGAGAACCTGGAGGACGCCTGTCTTCTGAGCGGCCCAGATGACTCTCTGTCGGACAAGCACGGCTGCCCGGCGTACGTGAGCCCGGAGATCCTCAGCTCCAAGAACTCGTACTCAGGGAAGGCGGCTGACGTGTGGAGCCTGGGCGTGGTGCTCTACACCATGCTGGTGGGGCGATACCCCTTCCAGGACACTGAGCCTGCCACGCTCTTCAGCAAGATCCGCCGGGGGGTCTTCTCCATCCCGGACGGCCTCTCCCCCAAGGCCAGGTGCCTCATCCGATGCCTCCTGCGGAAGACCCCCTCTGAGAGACTGACGGCCCGGGAGATTCTGCTCCACCCCTGGCTAGCGAGCGGTGGTGCTGCCTCCGAGGACTCCTGCACAAACccctctggggagcaggggatggagcaAGTTGTGCCAGACACCTGGAGCCAgaaggacgaggaggaggaggaagatctgCACAGTTAA
- the RBCK1 gene encoding ranBP-type and C3HC4-type zinc finger-containing protein 1 isoform X2 — protein sequence MQGSLARFPLHGPVGAALGAEPQLSERQGLPVLTQLDPRAAGQCGWGWKPRDSAAMGTKYVEETTKKAEELALKLAEAIEGGHKELALECAGWLAEQRAPVTVQVKPEAYPTKEISLWVGVEDAQMTTVPIYLQVNPHMTVASLKDMVFLHYGFPPSVQQWVVGKRLPGDQETLHYNGIQRDGDMAYLYLRSAKEAKLSKETFQRERQRRVLAELGFGDISLQPRGSQEPADAGLGGAQDSLCMEELRHELSQVEAALPPEPPKVGWVCPSCTYVNKPTRPGCEICCKERPKDYAVPAAYQPDEEELARMRNEEEAMWQYQQVREQQKIENYQHLLQVDGQSLVPADEVIECPICFVTLQPGEGVTLRECLHSFCRDCLKGTILNSPEPEVSCPYIDEKYSCTGQLLEREIKALLSSAEYQHFLDLGVSIAENRSRSSYHCKTTDCRGWCIFEDDVNEFACPVCQEVNCLLCKAIHKNKNCKEYQDDLKVRAENDQTARQTTEMLTTMVQSGEAMYCPTCKIVVQKKDGCDWIRCTVCHTEICWVTKGPRWGPAGSGDTSGGCRCRLNGVACHPRCQNCH from the exons ATGCAGGGATCGCTCGCTCGCTTCCCGCTCCAtgggccagtgggggctgcgctCGGGGCAGAGCCCCAGCTCAGCGAACGGCAGGGCCTGCCGGTGCTGACCCAGCTCGATCCCAGGGCAGCTGGCCAATGTGGCTGGGGTTGGAAG CCCCGGGATTCTGCTGCCATGGGGACAAAATACGTGGAGGAGACGACGAAGAAAG CAGAGGAGCTGGCCCTGAAGCTGGCTGAGGCCATCGAGGGAGGGCACAAGGAGCTGGCACTGGAgtgtgctggctggctggccgaGCAGCGGGCGCCCGTCACGGTGCAGGTGAAGCCGGAGGCCTACCCCACAAAGGAAATCAG CTTGTGGGTGGGAGTGGAGGATGCCCAGATGACCACAGTCCCCATCTACCTGCAAGTCAATCCTCATATGACTGTGGCTTCTCTGAAGGACATG GTTTTCCTCCACTACGGCTTCCCACCCAGCGTTCAGCAGTGGGTGGTGGGCAAGAGGCTCCCCGGAGACCAGGAGACCCTGCACTACAACGGCATCCAGCGAGATGGTGACATGGCCTATCTCTACCTCAGGTCTGCCAAAGAGGCCAAGCTCAGCAAAGAGACATTCCAGAGGGAGCGGCAGCGCCGAGTCCTGGCAG AACTGGGCTTCGGAGACATTAGCCTGCAGCCTCGTGGGAGCCAGGAACCGGCGGACGCAGGGCTCGGAGGGGCGCAGGACAGCCTGTGCATGGAGGAGCTGAGGCATGAGCTCTCTCAGGTGGAAGCCGCCCTGCCCCCTGAACCCCCCAAG GTCGGCTGGGTCTGTCCGAGCTGCACCTATGTCAACAAGCCCACCCGCCCCGGCTGCGAGATCTGCTGCAAGGAGCGGCCCAAGGACTACGCGGTGCCCGCGGCTTACCAGCCGGACGAGGAGGAGCTGGCGAGGATGAGGAACGAGGAGGAAGCCATGTGGCAGTACCAACAG GTGAGAGAGCAGCAGAAGATCGAGAActaccagcacctcctgcaggtgGACGGGCAGAGCCTGGTGCCTGCCGATGAAGTGATTGAATGTCCCATCTGCTTTGtgaccctgcagcctggagaggGGGTGACCCTCCGGGAGTGCCTGCACTCCTTCTGCAG GGACTGTCTGAAGGGGACGATACTGAACAGCCCGGAGCCTGAGGTGTCCTGCCCGTACATCGACGAGAAGTACTCCTGCACGGGACAGCTGCTGGAGCGGGAGATCAAAGCG CTGCTGAGCTCTGCCGAATACCAGCACTTCCTGGACCTGGGCGTCTCCATCGCCGAGAACCGCAGCCGGTCCAGCTACCACTGCAAGACCACGGATTGCCGGGGCTGGTGCATCTTCGAGGATGACGTGAACGAGTTTGCCTGCCCCGTGTGCCAGGAGGTGAACTGCCTGCTCTGCAAG GCCATTCACAAGAACAAGAACTGCAAGGAGTATCAGGACGACCTCAAGGTCCGGGCTGAGAATGACCAGACTGCCAGGCAGACCACCGAGATGCTGACG ACGATGGTCCAGAGCGGGGAGGCCATGTACTGTCCCACCTGTAAGATCGTTGTCCAGAAGAAGGACGGCTGTGACTGGATCCGCTGCACTGTCTGTCACACGGAGATCTGCTGGGTGACCAAGGGGCCACGCTGGGGGCCAGCG ggctCGGGCGATACCAGTGGTGGCTGCCGCTGCAGGCTGAACGGCGTTGCTTGCCATCCCCGCTGTCAGAACTGCCACTGA
- the RBCK1 gene encoding ranBP-type and C3HC4-type zinc finger-containing protein 1 isoform X1: MQGSLARFPLHGPVGAALGAEPQLSERQGLPVLTQLDPRAAGQCGWGWKPRDSAAMGTKYVEETTKKAEELALKLAEAIEGGHKELALECAGWLAEQRAPVTVQVKPEAYPTKEISLWVGVEDAQMTTVPIYLQVNPHMTVASLKDMVRACALALGAPMAQSGVFLHYGFPPSVQQWVVGKRLPGDQETLHYNGIQRDGDMAYLYLRSAKEAKLSKETFQRERQRRVLAELGFGDISLQPRGSQEPADAGLGGAQDSLCMEELRHELSQVEAALPPEPPKVGWVCPSCTYVNKPTRPGCEICCKERPKDYAVPAAYQPDEEELARMRNEEEAMWQYQQVREQQKIENYQHLLQVDGQSLVPADEVIECPICFVTLQPGEGVTLRECLHSFCRDCLKGTILNSPEPEVSCPYIDEKYSCTGQLLEREIKALLSSAEYQHFLDLGVSIAENRSRSSYHCKTTDCRGWCIFEDDVNEFACPVCQEVNCLLCKAIHKNKNCKEYQDDLKVRAENDQTARQTTEMLTTMVQSGEAMYCPTCKIVVQKKDGCDWIRCTVCHTEICWVTKGPRWGPAGSGDTSGGCRCRLNGVACHPRCQNCH, translated from the exons ATGCAGGGATCGCTCGCTCGCTTCCCGCTCCAtgggccagtgggggctgcgctCGGGGCAGAGCCCCAGCTCAGCGAACGGCAGGGCCTGCCGGTGCTGACCCAGCTCGATCCCAGGGCAGCTGGCCAATGTGGCTGGGGTTGGAAG CCCCGGGATTCTGCTGCCATGGGGACAAAATACGTGGAGGAGACGACGAAGAAAG CAGAGGAGCTGGCCCTGAAGCTGGCTGAGGCCATCGAGGGAGGGCACAAGGAGCTGGCACTGGAgtgtgctggctggctggccgaGCAGCGGGCGCCCGTCACGGTGCAGGTGAAGCCGGAGGCCTACCCCACAAAGGAAATCAG CTTGTGGGTGGGAGTGGAGGATGCCCAGATGACCACAGTCCCCATCTACCTGCAAGTCAATCCTCATATGACTGTGGCTTCTCTGAAGGACATGGTACGGGCCTGTGCGCTGGCGCTGGGGGCACCGATGGCACAGAGTGGG GTTTTCCTCCACTACGGCTTCCCACCCAGCGTTCAGCAGTGGGTGGTGGGCAAGAGGCTCCCCGGAGACCAGGAGACCCTGCACTACAACGGCATCCAGCGAGATGGTGACATGGCCTATCTCTACCTCAGGTCTGCCAAAGAGGCCAAGCTCAGCAAAGAGACATTCCAGAGGGAGCGGCAGCGCCGAGTCCTGGCAG AACTGGGCTTCGGAGACATTAGCCTGCAGCCTCGTGGGAGCCAGGAACCGGCGGACGCAGGGCTCGGAGGGGCGCAGGACAGCCTGTGCATGGAGGAGCTGAGGCATGAGCTCTCTCAGGTGGAAGCCGCCCTGCCCCCTGAACCCCCCAAG GTCGGCTGGGTCTGTCCGAGCTGCACCTATGTCAACAAGCCCACCCGCCCCGGCTGCGAGATCTGCTGCAAGGAGCGGCCCAAGGACTACGCGGTGCCCGCGGCTTACCAGCCGGACGAGGAGGAGCTGGCGAGGATGAGGAACGAGGAGGAAGCCATGTGGCAGTACCAACAG GTGAGAGAGCAGCAGAAGATCGAGAActaccagcacctcctgcaggtgGACGGGCAGAGCCTGGTGCCTGCCGATGAAGTGATTGAATGTCCCATCTGCTTTGtgaccctgcagcctggagaggGGGTGACCCTCCGGGAGTGCCTGCACTCCTTCTGCAG GGACTGTCTGAAGGGGACGATACTGAACAGCCCGGAGCCTGAGGTGTCCTGCCCGTACATCGACGAGAAGTACTCCTGCACGGGACAGCTGCTGGAGCGGGAGATCAAAGCG CTGCTGAGCTCTGCCGAATACCAGCACTTCCTGGACCTGGGCGTCTCCATCGCCGAGAACCGCAGCCGGTCCAGCTACCACTGCAAGACCACGGATTGCCGGGGCTGGTGCATCTTCGAGGATGACGTGAACGAGTTTGCCTGCCCCGTGTGCCAGGAGGTGAACTGCCTGCTCTGCAAG GCCATTCACAAGAACAAGAACTGCAAGGAGTATCAGGACGACCTCAAGGTCCGGGCTGAGAATGACCAGACTGCCAGGCAGACCACCGAGATGCTGACG ACGATGGTCCAGAGCGGGGAGGCCATGTACTGTCCCACCTGTAAGATCGTTGTCCAGAAGAAGGACGGCTGTGACTGGATCCGCTGCACTGTCTGTCACACGGAGATCTGCTGGGTGACCAAGGGGCCACGCTGGGGGCCAGCG ggctCGGGCGATACCAGTGGTGGCTGCCGCTGCAGGCTGAACGGCGTTGCTTGCCATCCCCGCTGTCAGAACTGCCACTGA
- the RBCK1 gene encoding ranBP-type and C3HC4-type zinc finger-containing protein 1 isoform X3 — protein sequence MGTKYVEETTKKAEELALKLAEAIEGGHKELALECAGWLAEQRAPVTVQVKPEAYPTKEISLWVGVEDAQMTTVPIYLQVNPHMTVASLKDMVRACALALGAPMAQSGVFLHYGFPPSVQQWVVGKRLPGDQETLHYNGIQRDGDMAYLYLRSAKEAKLSKETFQRERQRRVLAELGFGDISLQPRGSQEPADAGLGGAQDSLCMEELRHELSQVEAALPPEPPKVGWVCPSCTYVNKPTRPGCEICCKERPKDYAVPAAYQPDEEELARMRNEEEAMWQYQQVREQQKIENYQHLLQVDGQSLVPADEVIECPICFVTLQPGEGVTLRECLHSFCRDCLKGTILNSPEPEVSCPYIDEKYSCTGQLLEREIKALLSSAEYQHFLDLGVSIAENRSRSSYHCKTTDCRGWCIFEDDVNEFACPVCQEVNCLLCKAIHKNKNCKEYQDDLKVRAENDQTARQTTEMLTTMVQSGEAMYCPTCKIVVQKKDGCDWIRCTVCHTEICWVTKGPRWGPAGSGDTSGGCRCRLNGVACHPRCQNCH from the exons ATGGGGACAAAATACGTGGAGGAGACGACGAAGAAAG CAGAGGAGCTGGCCCTGAAGCTGGCTGAGGCCATCGAGGGAGGGCACAAGGAGCTGGCACTGGAgtgtgctggctggctggccgaGCAGCGGGCGCCCGTCACGGTGCAGGTGAAGCCGGAGGCCTACCCCACAAAGGAAATCAG CTTGTGGGTGGGAGTGGAGGATGCCCAGATGACCACAGTCCCCATCTACCTGCAAGTCAATCCTCATATGACTGTGGCTTCTCTGAAGGACATGGTACGGGCCTGTGCGCTGGCGCTGGGGGCACCGATGGCACAGAGTGGG GTTTTCCTCCACTACGGCTTCCCACCCAGCGTTCAGCAGTGGGTGGTGGGCAAGAGGCTCCCCGGAGACCAGGAGACCCTGCACTACAACGGCATCCAGCGAGATGGTGACATGGCCTATCTCTACCTCAGGTCTGCCAAAGAGGCCAAGCTCAGCAAAGAGACATTCCAGAGGGAGCGGCAGCGCCGAGTCCTGGCAG AACTGGGCTTCGGAGACATTAGCCTGCAGCCTCGTGGGAGCCAGGAACCGGCGGACGCAGGGCTCGGAGGGGCGCAGGACAGCCTGTGCATGGAGGAGCTGAGGCATGAGCTCTCTCAGGTGGAAGCCGCCCTGCCCCCTGAACCCCCCAAG GTCGGCTGGGTCTGTCCGAGCTGCACCTATGTCAACAAGCCCACCCGCCCCGGCTGCGAGATCTGCTGCAAGGAGCGGCCCAAGGACTACGCGGTGCCCGCGGCTTACCAGCCGGACGAGGAGGAGCTGGCGAGGATGAGGAACGAGGAGGAAGCCATGTGGCAGTACCAACAG GTGAGAGAGCAGCAGAAGATCGAGAActaccagcacctcctgcaggtgGACGGGCAGAGCCTGGTGCCTGCCGATGAAGTGATTGAATGTCCCATCTGCTTTGtgaccctgcagcctggagaggGGGTGACCCTCCGGGAGTGCCTGCACTCCTTCTGCAG GGACTGTCTGAAGGGGACGATACTGAACAGCCCGGAGCCTGAGGTGTCCTGCCCGTACATCGACGAGAAGTACTCCTGCACGGGACAGCTGCTGGAGCGGGAGATCAAAGCG CTGCTGAGCTCTGCCGAATACCAGCACTTCCTGGACCTGGGCGTCTCCATCGCCGAGAACCGCAGCCGGTCCAGCTACCACTGCAAGACCACGGATTGCCGGGGCTGGTGCATCTTCGAGGATGACGTGAACGAGTTTGCCTGCCCCGTGTGCCAGGAGGTGAACTGCCTGCTCTGCAAG GCCATTCACAAGAACAAGAACTGCAAGGAGTATCAGGACGACCTCAAGGTCCGGGCTGAGAATGACCAGACTGCCAGGCAGACCACCGAGATGCTGACG ACGATGGTCCAGAGCGGGGAGGCCATGTACTGTCCCACCTGTAAGATCGTTGTCCAGAAGAAGGACGGCTGTGACTGGATCCGCTGCACTGTCTGTCACACGGAGATCTGCTGGGTGACCAAGGGGCCACGCTGGGGGCCAGCG ggctCGGGCGATACCAGTGGTGGCTGCCGCTGCAGGCTGAACGGCGTTGCTTGCCATCCCCGCTGTCAGAACTGCCACTGA